One part of the Lytechinus pictus isolate F3 Inbred chromosome 3, Lp3.0, whole genome shotgun sequence genome encodes these proteins:
- the LOC129257759 gene encoding max-like protein X isoform X2, with protein MANQDSSFTDSSFDTSFPDDASVRSLSRQNSDDDDDAEAYRSYKDRRRNAHTAAEQKRRDAIKKGYEDLQLIVPTCQQADQVGSQKLSKATVLQRSIDYIQYLVQQKKKQEDELEALRKEVMALKIMKANYEQIVKAHQSTPGRGQNQVSDQVKFNVFKAIMDAQFQTFNASISVASFAELSACVFSWLEEYCKPQTLRELVAEVLRKASQNQLY; from the exons ATGGCTAATCAAGATTCAAGCTTCACCGATTCCAGTTTTGATACAA GTTTTCCAGATGATGCAAGTGTCAGGAGTTTATCAAGACAGAATAGTG atgatgacgatgatgcaGAGGCGTATAGGAGTTACAAGGATAGGAGACGGAATGCTCATACCGCTGCCGAGCAGAAACGAAGAGATGCTATCAAG AAAGGGTATGAAGACCTCCAGCTGATTGTTCCTACATGCCAACAGGCTGATCAAGTTGGATCCCAGAAACTCAGTAAAGCTACTGTCTTACAGAGAT CGATTGATTATATCCAGTATCTTGTCCAACAAAAGAAGAAACAGGAAGATGAATTGGAGGCTCTTAGGAAAGAAGTAATGGCACTGAAAATTATGAAAGC TAATTATGAGCAGATAGTGAAGGCTCACCAAAGCACACCAGGCCGAGGACAGAACCAGGTTTCAGACCAAGTTAAATTCAATGTG TTTAAAGCAATCATGGATGCCCAGTTCCAAACCTTCAATGCCTCAATATCAGTTGCTAGTTTTGCAGAGCTTTCAGCGTGTGTCTTCAGCTGGTTAGAAGAATACTGCAAACCTCAG ACGCTCCGAGAACTGGTTGCCGAGGTCTTGAGGAAAGCAAGTCAGAACCAACTTTATTGA
- the LOC129257759 gene encoding max-like protein X isoform X1: MANQDSSFTDSSFDTSFPDDASVRSLSRQNSGMSDDDDDAEAYRSYKDRRRNAHTAAEQKRRDAIKKGYEDLQLIVPTCQQADQVGSQKLSKATVLQRSIDYIQYLVQQKKKQEDELEALRKEVMALKIMKANYEQIVKAHQSTPGRGQNQVSDQVKFNVFKAIMDAQFQTFNASISVASFAELSACVFSWLEEYCKPQTLRELVAEVLRKASQNQLY, from the exons ATGGCTAATCAAGATTCAAGCTTCACCGATTCCAGTTTTGATACAA GTTTTCCAGATGATGCAAGTGTCAGGAGTTTATCAAGACAGAATAGTGGTATGTCAG atgatgacgatgatgcaGAGGCGTATAGGAGTTACAAGGATAGGAGACGGAATGCTCATACCGCTGCCGAGCAGAAACGAAGAGATGCTATCAAG AAAGGGTATGAAGACCTCCAGCTGATTGTTCCTACATGCCAACAGGCTGATCAAGTTGGATCCCAGAAACTCAGTAAAGCTACTGTCTTACAGAGAT CGATTGATTATATCCAGTATCTTGTCCAACAAAAGAAGAAACAGGAAGATGAATTGGAGGCTCTTAGGAAAGAAGTAATGGCACTGAAAATTATGAAAGC TAATTATGAGCAGATAGTGAAGGCTCACCAAAGCACACCAGGCCGAGGACAGAACCAGGTTTCAGACCAAGTTAAATTCAATGTG TTTAAAGCAATCATGGATGCCCAGTTCCAAACCTTCAATGCCTCAATATCAGTTGCTAGTTTTGCAGAGCTTTCAGCGTGTGTCTTCAGCTGGTTAGAAGAATACTGCAAACCTCAG ACGCTCCGAGAACTGGTTGCCGAGGTCTTGAGGAAAGCAAGTCAGAACCAACTTTATTGA
- the LOC129257756 gene encoding F-box/LRR-repeat protein 7-like — MVPTALYVFHAMEKSSMELLCHKNYYILWKCSLFCERIMLKFVISKPAPFKHSLKLENIPNGSISKKLPPQPTTPNSDIQTPESTTKSSLASNRSKSPTSSAELSKTNSSNQSPSESNYNGNNNAEIADVDDIVRRQEEPSSRTLDVQRPSPFDRLTDSVITHMFSYLSTKQLCRCSCVSRRWHRLAWQPMLWTTIRLSGRRLDVNFALRVLVKRLSRETPYLCLSVGKLVLNGCHRLSDKTLELIAHRCPELLHVELMGCHLISNAAIFQIVSRCPNLDYLDISGCKQVDCMNLPVEPATSDPKDFLKQRINLRHLDMSDCSLLDDNGLRTIATNCPTLVNLYLRRCIGVTDIGVQYVTTQCLMLKEVSLSDCPRVTDCAMRELAKLEYHLRYLSVAKCELVTDMGVYAIAKHCYKLRYLNVRGCVLVSDKSLEALSRGCSRLRSLDAGKCPLITDHGLVSIATNCQSLRKLSLKGCLHVTDQVIEVLAQVCPDLQQLNIQDCDEVSREAYRLLKRCCRKCIIEHTNPAFY, encoded by the exons ATGGTGCCTACTGCTCTCTATGTGTTTCATGCTATGGAGAAAAGCTCAATGGAGCTATTATGTCATAAAAACTATTATATCTTGTGGAAATGTTCGCTCTTTTGTGAGAGAATAATGCTCAAGTTCGTCATCAGCAAGCCTGCACCTTTTAAAC ACTCCTTGAAGCTTGAGAACATCCCTAATGGGTCCATCAGCAAGAAGCTGCCGCCTCAACCCACCACACCAAACAGTGACATCCAGACCCCAGAGTCTACCACCAAGAGCAGCCTCGCCTCCAACCGCTCCAAGAGCCCCACCTCCAGTGCTGAACTGTCCAAGACAAACTCATCCAATCAATCACCCTCAGAATCCAACTACAATGGCAACAACAACGCAGAGATTGCAGATGTGGATGACATCGTCCGTAGGCAAGAGGAGCCATCCTCAAGGACGCTGGATGTCCAGAGGCCATCGCCATTCGATAGACTCACGGATAGCGTCATCACGCACATGTTCTCGTACCTATCCACAAAACAATTATGCCGCTGCTCGTGCGTGAGCAGAAGATGGCACAGGTTAGCGTGGCAGCCTATGCTGTGGACTACGATACGGCTCTCTGGGAGGAGGCTGGATGTTAATTTTGCGTTGAGAGTGCTTGTGAAGCGGTTATCGCGAGAAACACCGTACCTTTGCCTGTCGGTGGGGAAACTCGTCTTGAATGGGTGCCATAGACTGTCCGACAAGACCCTGGAACTCATTGCTCATAGGTGTCCAGAGCTTCTTCATGTTGAGCTGATGGGATGTCACCTGATCAGTAATGCTGCCATCTTTCAGATCGTCTCCAGGTGCCCCAACTTGGATTACCTAGACATCTCTG GATGTAAGCAAGTTGACTGCATGAACCTCCCCGTGGAACCTGCCACTTCAGATCCCAAAGACTTCTTGAAGCAACGGATCAACCTTCGGCATCTGGACATGTCCGACTGCTCTCTTCTCGATGACAACGGCCTCCGAACGATAGCCACCAACTGTCCGACCCTGGTCAACCTTTACCTCCGGAGGTGCATCGGGGTGACCGATATCGGTGTGCAATATGTAACAACGCAGTGTCTTATGCTGAAAGAAGTCTCGCTCAGCGACTGTCCACGAGTCACCGACTGCGCCATGCGGGAACTTGCCAAGCTGGAATACCACCTCAGGTACCTCAGTGTGGCCAAATGTGAACTTGTTACAGACATGGGCGTGTACGCCATCGCAAAACACTGCTACAAATTACGTTACCTTAACGTCAGGGGATGCGTTCTGGTGTCTGACAAATCCCTGGAGGCCCTCTCAAGAGGATGCTCAAGACTCAGATCGCTGGATGCTGGCAAGTGTCCGCTGATCACGGATCACGGCTTGGTATCCATAGCAACAAACTGTCAGAGCCTAAGGAAGCTAAGTCTGAAAGGCTGCTTACATGTGACTGATCAGGTGATTGAGGTCTTAGCGCAAGTCTGTCCTGATCTTCAGCAGCTTAATATTCAAGATTGTGACGAGGTATCCAGAGAGGCGTATAGACTCCTCAAACGATGCTGTCGGAAATGTATCATAGAGCACACCAATCCAGCTTTCTACTGA